In the Ornithodoros turicata isolate Travis chromosome 5, ASM3712646v1, whole genome shotgun sequence genome, atgttttttttattaattttttattttgctgctgacTACTGATCTTGCGCTAGTCTTCTAATTTATTTAAGACCTCATATACTCATTCAGGTCTTAAGTGACTTTCGTGAATGAACCAATGATGTAAATTTGGAACTACGATACATTATGAAGCTTGCGATTCCAATCTTTTACCCAGAAAACGTTCATTAAGTAAAAAGTGTACATTTGGAAAAGGAAATGTATGCATGGCAGGCTGTAAATGTGGGTAGCCATTACAACTGGTACATTCCAAGCGGGGAAAAAGAAATTTACCCTTTTGTTGTTGGTTAGGCTTCTGCCTGAGCCGGTGTTCCTGGTACAGGACATGCTGCTCCAGTGTGCGCTCTGGGGATGCCTGCTCTCCAATAAGCTGCTCACTCTTTTGAAGCCATAACTCACGCCGCTCCTGGTACTCGTGCAATTGGCCTAACATTCTCTGCAAGGAACTGTTGAAACCTTACATGTTGTCACCCATGAGAGTGATCAAATAGCACTTACTTGTGCTGGGCTTCTAATGCTGCCTCAAGTTTGCTGTGACACAGGACTGCATGCAACCGCTGCTTCGCATTCTTAAAGTCCGGTTGAACTTTCAGAGTGTTTTCAAAGCAGATGACACTTTTGTTGTAGTCTGCCAGCACCTATTTGAAGCagcacaatattagtacaggcATGCCCACACACGCTCAGGGGTGGTCCACAGTTCAGACAGATGATGAGTGTGGTAAAGCTATTTAAACTTATGTACATAGTTCACTTGTTTGAAGAGACTCAAAACTGTCCCAGTTATTAAAATTGAATTATCCAATACAGCTGTGATACCCACACGACTTTTCTGTGAAGGAAAAGTATAGGGCTGTACAGCAAGGGCGCAAATATTCTATAATGCTATGGGCAGCTTTACAACCATAACCTCACATGTGAGGACCAAATGCCAGGTACACAGCATGCACACTATAGACTGGAGGCTGGCAGAATGTAGGAAGGTGTCTGTTTTATGTAACGAGTGAATGAGTGAAGTACTGACACAAGAAAGACCAAAAATGAGTGACAAGTCATTTCAGTTGGCATCGATGCAAATAACCATCTTCTGCATTTGTCATGGATAACTTTGGGTGAAGCGCCACGACCCGTTTAAAGGTAACAGGGTTCAGTCTGCCTTCTGCACTGTGGATATGCTTGTCTAGGCTCAAGACAGAAAAGGGACATACTGCATAAATGTTGCCCAGGGTAAAATGACAAATAGCATTGTCAGGCGCAGTATCCACAGCTGCGTGTACAACGATGGCTGCCTCTTCGGACAGATGGGAACGATGCAGAATATTTCCCAGGCTGATGAGGGCCACGTCTTTGTGTTCCCTGTAGGAGTAAAGGTCTCTCCATCCTTCCCTTACAAAGCCATTCACTTACCGGGGAGAGAAGTGTAGTGCTCTGCGCACACATTCGACAGCCTCGGCAGCAGCGCCCTTCTCCCGCCAGTAATAAGCAGCCAGGTTGAAAATCACCCATGAActgttgttctgcatgcagagtCACATTGTACAGCCAACCTCAGTCATATTTAAGGGCTTAAAAATCTGTACAAAAAATTCTGcagtgaaaataaaataaatgcacATTACATATTATAAGCATTTTTTCACACATTAAATTGTTAAAGACAGGCACAGGTTCAGATTCCCAATGTGGTACTCTAAATACTTAGGCCCAGTTTTACccacgctggttaactttgaacagagatcaagggttgctaaaacttgaactAAACACTCAAGTCTTTTTTACAagtgttagttggtgacgtgatgaatgtttcagtgacaataactcccccttagtgaagcagagttaaacGTTAAATTCGAGATAAGGGATCGTTGATCTCAGTTCAAATGTCAATTGGAGtttgtgaaaccgggccttagtgAATCACACTTGACCACGCAACTCTTCACCACGCAACTCTTCACCACGCTTGTCCTAACCAATATTGATTAGGACAATGCCCAGAAGAAAAATGGCCTTCTGCTCAAAGTACTGGTGTGAAGTACCACTCCTGATGCCTTCCTCTCAACTTAGCCTCACTGCCTGTGTGCTATGTGCAACTTGAAAGCAGTTCGTTAGACACTCTTTGTGCCATTTTAGTGTATTTGTAAGCCAATGATCGCCAACAAGAATATTTAGCAATATCAGGGATAGCAGCAGGAAGTCTGGAACAGAGCAAACCTCTCAGTTTTGGGTGGTAAGACTTCCAGGATTATATGCCATTACATGCATGTTGAAGTACAGTGAAagccgcgtataacgatattgatgGTAATCGccaattccatcgttatacggggtacatcgctaaacgagggctgacctaaatagcgcgtccccgaaaagtcgcgcgccaccccgcgtgtagccgaagaaaatgaaacagatgctaaaaaaacgcgaagctgtgtgacatcgcggTGGCTTGGGAAAACGGCGATCAGAACTCGTGGTGGGAACCAGAcaacatagcaggacaacttctggcaacactatcacgtcaccattccgcaagtcggcttcacctaacgcctgtgtgctctaggagaagctcgctttagaacactgtcgcgcgactcgcgggtggaaagcacatGCTAagcttttgaatcatctcgcgaatttgagcagcattggccaaatacggagacataaaagcgttaccacctacctctttcactgacagtattggaaaatgaacagtcacagtctattttcttgcctcaatttttattttggtttaattattttgatgtgaatttcggatTATACGAATTTTTTTGTTTCGCCGCGAAAAAAACGTGGCGAAAATCGCCGCGTggttacgcgcacgggacagcgtccaacacCGTTATACGAAtactcggaaccgcggtctccctatcgctatacgcgggtcgtttccccatagaaccaatgtatattttgacggtaaaatcatgaaccatcgttttattaggtatatcgttatacgcgatatcgctatctgcgggttttactgtatagGAAATTTGAAATATTGAAAGCTTTTTTACAATCAGAATAACCGTCAACATGTGTCATATTAAACTCTTCGCAACTTTATGGGTTGTCTTGTGGACGTCAGAACTTTGCTTGGTCGTTCAAGGCTACTGCTATCATGCAAAAGCAGCACTTATTTATTTTATAACACAAGCCAGTGCTAACCAGTCACATTTCCAGTGTGTAAAAATAATTCTGTAATTTTTACCAATATTTTGAGTGATTTGAattttgcaaaaaagaaaaaaaatagtgagCATCACATTTACAAACATTACTATTTTTGCAGTACTTTACATTGGGTTATCACAGCTTAGCAGGTGAACACATCACCGAACAGAGATGACATGGTCTGTACTGTCAGTGACTCAACCAGCTTCAACAGCAGCACTTGGAACATCTTCTGTGTGTCAGGTAATCTTCAGCCTTTTTGCACAGTTCTAGTGCTCCTTGGCCACACTGACCTGAGCAGTGTCAATTATTCATGACGGCAGATGTCGTATGGTGATGCCTCTGATCGATACCTTCGTGACTTGTGACATCACTCTATGTAAGTAGGGAATGGTGTTTCACATGCATGGACATCATACACCTGTTACATGCTCTTCCAATGAGCTACTCTCATGTATCCTGCATCAAATAATTACTTACTGCTTATTTAGGGTCTTGCATTGTttctttaaaggaactgtaaagtgaatggcaAACTTGCAGAAACTGTACGGTTTTCTGAAAGCTTGCAACTTGGACACTTCAGATACGTAATAGTTCTGCTGTATATTGAGTATTTTTTCAgcaatcgaatttaaaagactGCTGTGCGAAGCAATCTAGCGGACTCCAGAGGCGCCCCAACCATGACACGACTAGTGTGCCATCTTCTTGAGTCAAGAATCAAGAATGCATGCAACTAGACGATACATCAGGCGAGATCGTGTGTTTCTCGAGAGTGCAGGAGACGTTTCATTGCGAAGATGCACGTTTTGTGTATTTTAGAACACAAGAACACAAGCCAGACATTCGTTCAAATCACTTGGATGCGAGGTTTTGCTAACAgcagctagcagacgacacaaatgCGGAGAGAGAGAAGGGCCAACAGATCGCACAGATCACCTCGGAAGCACAGAACTCGAATGTCACAACTGTTAACAAGAGTTGCTGTTGCTCTTCAAaataaacaacaaaaaaagaagtctAATGGTAATTAATAACCTGTCTAGTTGTACATCAATATCACATCATGTCTGGCCGCCAATCCGGGGCTGGCTCCAACTTTGTTCTTTCCGAATGTTTAGGGTCTCCACCTTTCAGTTTCCgaaagtgttcaaaattaattagtgCGAAAAGTATGCAGAACTGAGAGGTGATGTCTTGTGTGTGTGATCACAAAGCCAAGTTCTACATCATGGTACCTTGAAACATTGTggttatatttcactttacagcTCCTTTAAGTTCTATTATCCACAGCTTTCTGCTGACCTGCTTATATTTATACCCTTCTGTTTTCAGGCTCtatgtttttaaaaaattacaggacggtcACGACCGCCAAATTCAGTatcagctgtgcgtgtggtgagATAAAGCCGGATAaaagtgtgtagacaaatttatttaactGTGGTAAGTATTGATTCGTGGCCGTTGAAATGGCTGGTgaggtgagtggtgtcctgaacgaggggactgttctggaacaccaagaCTATGCATGAGTCATGTATAGTTGTGGCTTGGCGGATGTCAGTGCACAGCAGAAGGTCCAGTTGTTGTGTCAACTAGTGGGGCTTGTCTAGGTGTACCCCGCATTGCGTAGTGACGTGCTTTTGCAGTTGATGAAATTCATCTTCCAAAGTTCTGTCGATATTCACCTTTCCGTGATAGAAGTTGAAGTCATTGCCAGCTCACTCAGctatctcactttccatcgacagcggttgtaaactggcaggattctcctccttactcccactgctgagcgcacatgcgataagagttttgtgcggacatgcgaatgctGTTGCTGTGATCTCGGGGAAAGTCTCCACTAAAATTGTACACGCTGTAAAATTGCGCGAATAACATAACTCGCCTGTCTTTCCCTGTTGTCTTCGTCGTTTTCATTCATGCCGCTCCTGTGATAGTACCTTCCCCTTGTCATCATTTTGTGCGGACATGCAAATGTCGATGACGCCAACGCGATCGCGGGAAAGGCTACACTATACAGCCGACGCTGTAAAActttggggggaggggagggaaTTGGGTTATATACAGTCTCCgaccgatatttcggactcccCAATTTTCGGAACAAAACTCTTGGCACTGTCAAATGCCCCATACAGCCAATGTATTTCCGCTTCCAATATTTCGAATGGACTGCCCAGTTTTTTTTGTACTAACTTCGGTCCGAGCTCGCCTATTTTCTCAGACTTTTCGTCTTCCAAGAGCCGAAACAGGTGCACTACAGTGTGTTTCCAGACTGCACCACGAAGAGAAGCGCACTGACCCGGCGCATGCGTAGAGCGCAGCACATGCCAAGGTGGAGATTAGTTGTGCGTGCGTTGCCTCTCAGCTTCAGACGCGTTCCAAAACTTTGGATAGCTGGCAGAATGTCGTCGTCATGTGAAGATGATCAGACGTGGACAACAATGACCATTTCTGCCCAGAACTCTCTGTTGACAATGTCGTCGTCCAGGTTCTCGATCTGCCGCCAGAAGGTTCGGACGACTGTGGCAGTGAAGAAGAGGTTGCCGTTGCGCCCCCGTCAACCACAGTGATCCTTACGGTTGTTACTACGGTCATGGAAGTGTATGACGACGAGGCTACACTAGCAGAAGTTCGCTGCAATGCATTATCCCGTGTCTGCGCGGCGGAGCAAACTCGTGTTGACAGTTATTTCAAGCCAGTGTGAGTGCCCaaataaatttttttttaaaaatgcagATTTTAGACTGTCTAAAAGTTCGGACTGCTTGATCCATATGATCGGAATACAAGTCCAAAAAAATTGGTCGGCGACTGTACCAGGTCAAATTTTTGGCTGGAAAATAAAAAAGTGTGTGTCTCGCATTTCAGAAGAACGGCGATATGCCTAGCACCTGTGCCGATTGTGCAGTGCTTGGCGTTTTCCAGTACCTGTATCAATGGCTGTCTCTGCAATTTTTGCCAAGTTTGGTTTCTGCGATTTTTGAGGTTTACCCCAAGTGACAATGATGCAAATCTTGGGTAAAGATGGGCTTTTCTGGATTTAGCCTTAAAACACAACGCCCTACTTATATTCTAACCCTACCATTAATGTGGGGCATATAAAGAAAAACTTTGGATGGCACCAAGGAAATATATAAAATCTGCTCTGAATGTTGCGGACATTCGCAAAACAAAGCAGAGGCACATGTTCTGTGATCTCACCTTGGCCATGGCCTTGTAGACTTGGTGACCAAACTCGTGGGTGCTTTCAATGGTCGAAACAGCACGGTGCAAGCCAGCCTCTGGGGTCATATTGAGAGCATGTCGTTCACGCACGCCCTGCATGTAGAGATGTATCAGTGGGAGAACGTTTACAGTTTCCCCCAGAACTAACAGCGAGGTGCTCAAAGGCATGCATGCTAAAGTTGAGGTCCATCACTTTGGAGCAGTTGGGCTGTGGCATCTCTTCGGGCAGCATTTCATCTGAGTGACTGCAACAGTAAAATTTAAAATCTGACACCTTCATGGAGCAACACCTTATCGTACATAAAAGGATAGTCTCAGAGCATGAtttaggcggcaaccgcatggagcacttttgccaactgaatgacagcagaacttgaaaggaacggtgacctactaagcgaacaatagacgacggaccgatgagccggtttctgccaaggatagatatttagtctgaggagaggaagtgacgccacccgacggaaccgtgtgcgccaatgaaaacacgcttcacaggaaatgccacaagcacgtgacaaagtcacctgtgaccatgcctgtgaccgcttttttttttttcatttcgggCTTTGCTCTCTTCGCCCTGCCTCCTAGAAGGACACGCAGATGACCCGTCGCGCGGACTTCGACGTGGATATATTAATATGGAGGCCACCCCTTTGGAACTTAAAATATATCCTttggcaggaggtggcaagTAGTGTGCAAGCAGAAGGTgactaaatgaaacatcaaaatattatttgtggcacatggcaaatcggaaatgtgtgaggagataacggtaacaaaaatgcagtctgatatttctttagtgagcaCTGCCAGAAACACTCATAAGCCAACATTCTCTTCATATCTCAAAATTTCTTGtaaacacctgatttctagatattattagcaccgtactttttcaagaaccACTAAAGtatcatttatgttactaaacaatgcgtacagcagtttactacaataagcattgccacttcgcgtgcaacaagcggtggtaaacgctaggccgacgcttcaccatgacaacctcaacgtggacattctgctccatgcggttgcattGCTTCTataccgttccgttcacgctgagttggcgctcagttggcccgattcagttggcaaaagttgctccatgcggttgccgccttacTCAGAATGCATACACTCTATTCTCTGTCGTAGTCAACAGTGCAAAGCCCCAAAAGGCCATGGTTTTGAAGAAAtggtggtttgcaacttcctgtcacaatgacgtaagggaagttgcaatgtcacgtgggTTTACacttccggtccgaagttctgctggagtTGTATAGCATCAGCGTGTTTTCAAGGTAAAAATAAGTGGATGTTCAGCGCTTCTGCGGAAAATCAACATAACAAGTATCGCATACCTTGGGATCCTATGAGCCTTTGGAAAAATGTCATTAGCATAAACGAAAATTGAGCTAAGGGGTATAGGCACTTGTCACCG is a window encoding:
- the LOC135394309 gene encoding tetratricopeptide repeat protein 17-like isoform X1 translates to MFGSRACTVCCFSAVICCYIGFVTCSTHWIVTEDGKIQPQMDSVFSLRRPYDLMGLLAQEERAHMVESLKKELLQRKEEIDRCEDQAQDVEQRLYAADHDCLIAAQPLTEFDLYVSTVVPFDHKIKSHSDEMLPEEMPQPNCSKVMDLNFSMHAFEHLAGVRERHALNMTPEAGLHRAVSTIESTHEFGHQVYKAMAKNNSSWVIFNLAAYYWREKGAAAEAVECVRRALHFSPREHKDVALISLGNILHRSHLSEEAAIVVHAAVDTAPDNAICHFTLGNIYAVLADYNKSVICFENTLKVQPDFKNAKQRLHAVLCHSKLEAALEAQHNSLQRMLGQLHEYQERRELWLQKSEQLIGEQASPERTLEQHVLYQEHRLRQKPNQQQKGHSCFQLERNGHALLSCNVNHIPYHVDSLHDLGLNQQFVQAVESRASRLIHKVHLRSSSVHPEQCRRT
- the LOC135394309 gene encoding tetratricopeptide repeat protein 17-like isoform X2 encodes the protein MDSVFSLRRPYDLMGLLAQEERAHMVESLKKELLQRKEEIDRCEDQAQDVEQRLYAADHDCLIAAQPLTEFDLYVSTVVPFDHKIKSHSDEMLPEEMPQPNCSKVMDLNFSMHAFEHLAGVRERHALNMTPEAGLHRAVSTIESTHEFGHQVYKAMAKNNSSWVIFNLAAYYWREKGAAAEAVECVRRALHFSPREHKDVALISLGNILHRSHLSEEAAIVVHAAVDTAPDNAICHFTLGNIYAVLADYNKSVICFENTLKVQPDFKNAKQRLHAVLCHSKLEAALEAQHNSLQRMLGQLHEYQERRELWLQKSEQLIGEQASPERTLEQHVLYQEHRLRQKPNQQQKGHSCFQLERNGHALLSCNVNHIPYHVDSLHDLGLNQQFVQAVESRASRLIHKVHLRSSSVHPEQCRRT